The Fibrobacter sp. UWEL nucleotide sequence CCTCGGCAACTATGTGGGCGCAATCCGCCCGGCTCTCGAACTTGCAAAGACCTACGATGCAGTTTACTTCATTGCTGACTATCATGCATTGACCACCGTGCAGAACGGCGCCGAAATGCGTTCCAACATCTATAAGGTGGCTGCAACTTGGCTGGCTCTGGGCCTGAACCCGGAAGAAACCCTGTTCTACAAGCAGAGCGACATTCCCGAAATCTTTGAATTGAGCTGGGCTCTCAGCTGCTTTACCCCCAAGGGCTTCATGAACCGCGCCCACGCCTACAAGGACAAGGTTGCAAAGAACGAAGCCGCCGGCGAAGACGTTGACGCCAACGTGAACATGGGTCTTTACTGCTATCCCTGCTTGATGGATGCCGACATTTTGATGTTCAACGCAGACATCGTCCCCGTGGGTAAGGACCAGAAGCAGCATGTGGAATTTGCCCGCGATATCGCCATCAAGTTCAACAAGCATTTTGGCCAGGACGTGTTCACCGTTCCTGAACCGGTTTTCCAGGAATCCACCGGCGTGATCCCGGGCTTGGATGGCCGCAAGATGAGTAAGTCTTACGACAACTACATTGACATCTTCCTGGATTCCAAGGCTCTCAAGAAGCGCCTGGGCAAGATCGTGACCAACTCCCAGGGCATCGAAGAACCCAAGGATCCGGATACATGCAACGTGTTCAAGCTGTACAAGCTTTTCGCAACTCCCGAACAGTGCGACGCACTGGCTGCCCGCTACCGTGCAGGTGGCCTGGGTTGGGGCCACGCCAAGCAGGAACTGCAGAACGTTCTTGAAGAACACCTGGGCGCCGCCCGCGACAAGTACTTCGACCTTCTGGCCCACACCGAAGAAATCGACAAGATTCTCGCCTACGGTAAGGAAAAGGCCAGAGTCAAGTCCAAGGCCATGATGGAAAAGGTCCGCGAACTGTTGGGTACTTATTAATACCGTTCGTTCAGTACGTTGAGAGAAGAACCTCCTGTTCTTCACTCACTCTCGCCTCCGCTGTCGATTAATATCGGCGGCTTCGGCTCACGGTGAATGTTTTAATGTACTTTTCAGAAGCCCCCGGCACACCGCCGAGGGCTTTTGTGTATATTGATGAAAATGATGGTTGAATATGTGTAATTATTTCTTGGCATTATTTGAAGGTGACGGCGGAATCATGTTTCTGTTGTCTAGTTTAATTGTTTCACTTCCGTGGCTGCTGGGCTATCTGTTTTCTGCACTTCATTCAAAAGGTCTTAAAAAGCCGCTTTGGTTGACATTGTGGATTTTAACGGCTGTGGTTGTGTTGATTATAGCGGGAATCGCGGTGCTTATATCCATTGTTGGCGGACTTCATCCTGGTGGATCTAACGCGACGAATGGATGTGTGTTGGCGATTGTATTTTTGGCTGTTTACCTGCTTTGCTCTTTGCTTGGACGAAAATTTATCCCGAGTAAAAAGAACCATTGGCTGCTGATTATTCTTTTATTTCTTGGCGTTGATTTTGGTATTAGGTACTCCTTGTGGCTTCTCAATGCTGTACCATATGGAGAAATTAATGAAAGTGCGTTGACTCAACAAACTTTGGAATACGGTGCCGGTTTTGATTATGAAATAGCGATTACGTCTAAAGTAGACGGATCTTGTGGAGCCCGCCTTTTACGAATTCGAGTGAAGGGTGATTCAGCTTACTATCAGGTGATTCATGATGAGGGTCGATTTGGACTCTATGTATATGCTGGTGGATGGATGAATAAAATAGATAGAATGCGCGGGGCTAACGATTCAAACCTTTGGATTCTATTAGACTCTCATAAAACTTCTGCCGTAAAAAAGTTGAAAAAGCGTATGGCTTCATATGAGCAAGAAAAAACTTTGATGATGACTTGGGCTGAATATTGTAAAGCCTTTATGCTCGATGATTTTCAAGAGGGGAATCGAAAAACTTTAGTTTTTTGTAATACTGAAAAAGTGCATGTTTATGATGCTTTTTCCATTGAAAAATTAGCAGAAGGACTTTGGCCAACTGATGCTACTAATGAGAATCAGAGAGCCGATGGAAAGAGAACCTGTAACGACGATGATTAATTGTTATAATTATCCTTGAAATGAAGTGGATCCTGTTTGTATTGCTATTTGCGCTGAGCGCGTTCGCTGCGGAGGTGGTGGATAGTTCTAAGGCACAGCCTAATATTCCTCTCCCTAGGCAGACTGCCTATACGGGCAAGGGTCTTTCCGTGGGCATTGGTGCTGGCGCATACAAGCCTACGGAAGATTGTGATTGTGTGGGCAACTGGCAGGGACAGCTAGAGTATTTTTATACGCCAAATATTACTGCGGGTATTGACGTTCGCTTTCTGGGTGGAAATTTGGACTCCGACGTAATGATCATGTATCAGCGCTATCGCATAAACCTTCGTGTCCATAAGGCCTTTGAATCACTGGACTTGTACCTCGAGCCGATTTTTGGTCTGGAAAATACGGACATTTCCGAGTTTAGGGAACAGGTTAAGGCTCATAAGAGCAGTATACGCCAGGATGGTTGGTTTACTCCCATGTTCCCTGTGGATACTACGGACGCGGACTCCGCTCGTGGGGAATGTGAAAAAATGTTCTCCCTGGATGGTTTTTCCCTGGGTATTGGTGCTGGAGCTGGTTATCGCCTTACAGAATTGTGGGGACTTACTGGCAGCGTGCTCCTGGAGTACAATTTTTCCCGTGCAATCCAGCTGACCTTGACCCCTGGTGTGGCCCTGGATTTACAGCGAATTTGGCCCTGGGCAAAGAAAAATCTCCGTTCTACCTGGCTTTCCCTAGAGTTTGGAACCCAGCGATTTTTCAATCGTGGGGTGGAAGAATGGGCTGCTTTTGGCTTCCTAGGCTTCCAGATTGGCGTATAGCCTTTGACAAACACCCCTCTTTTACTATATTTGGGTCACCGATTTTAATCGGAACCCTCCCGGGGCCAATGTTGGTAACCTGGGCGAAAGACCAAAGGGATCTCACTATGAGACAGTATGAAACTATGGTGATCATCGACGCTATGATCTCTGACGACGCCATCAAGGCTGAAATCGAGACCATCGCCGCTGCAATCACTAAGGGCGGCGAAATTGTTCGTCGTGACGATTGGGGCAAGCGCAAGCTCGCTTATTCTATCAACAAGCGCCAGCACGGCTTCTATGTGATCTTCTACTACAAGGCAGAAGTTGCAACTGTTGCCGCTATGGAAGCAGCTCTCAAGCTGAATGAAAACGTTCTCCGTTGGATGACCCTCGCTGATTATCCGATGTCCGAAATCGTTTACAACGCAGACATGGCTCAGTCTACCGAAGAAATCGTTCCGGTTGACGCAGAAGAAGGGGAGGCTGAATAATGGCTTTTGAAGATAAGAAGCAGGCAACCCGTATCCGTCGCAAGAAGACTTGCTGGTTCACCGAAAACAATGTTCAGTTCATTGACTATAAGGACGAAAAGACTCTTCGTCGCTTCATCTCTGAACGTGGCAAGATCATTCCTCGCCGTATTTCTGGCACCTCTGCTAAGTACCAGCGTATGCTGAACGAAGCAATCAAGCGTGCACGTCAGATGGCTATCCTTCCGTTTGTCTCTGACAGCATGCGCTAATAAGGAGGAACTAGACTATGGAAATTATTCTTAAGGCTAATGTACCTCACCTCGGTAAGATGCTCGACGTTGTGAAGGTTAAGAATGGTTATGCAAATAACTACCTCTTCCCTCGCAAGCTCGCAGTACGTGCTACCAAGGAAGCAATCGCTGAAATCGAAAACAACCGCGCTGCCGTTGAAGCTGCCTTCCAGAAGGAACTGGCTGCTGCAGGTGACGTAGCTGCTAAGCTTTCTCAGATTTCTGTGAACATGGAACGCCGCGTTGTTGAAGGCGAACGTCTGTACGGTTCTGTATCCGCATCCGACATCGCTGAAGCAATCACCAAGCAGGGTGTTAAGATCACTCGCGCTCAGGTTGAACTGGCTGAACCCATCAAGCAGGTTGGCGTCTACACCGTGACCATCAAGGTCTTCGGCGACGTTGAAGCTCAGGTCAAGGTTTGGGTTACTAAGGAACAGGCATAAGCCGACTCTTTTAGCTAACTAAAAGCTTTGGAACCGCTCCCTTTCGGGGGAGCGGTTCATTTTTTATAGGGCTATTTTTCTATTTTTAGGGTATGCGCAAGTTTACGTTTATTAATGCGATGGCCCTCGTGGCTGGTTTGTTTGTGTCCAATTCCTTCGCTCAACCGAGGGATCTTTTTGCTGAGTTTGAAGCGGAAGAAACCGCAGCTGAACAGGCTAAGGCTGATTCCGTGAAGGCTGCCGAAGCAAAGGCCGCCGCCGAGAAGAAAGCTGCCGAAGAAAAGGCCGCTGCAGAAAAAGCGGAAGCGGAACGTCTAGCAGCTGAAAAGAAGGCCGCAGAGGAAAAGAAGTTGGCTGAAGAAAAGGCCGCTGCGGATAAGAAGGCTGCCGAAGAAAAGGCTGCCGCAGAGCAGAAGGCTGAAGAAAAGCGTCAGGAAGAAATGTACAGGGCTGCCGCAGAAGAAAAGCGCCGCAATATGGAAATGGCTGCCCAGCAGGCTCAGGCCGCTGCTGCTGATAGTGCAAAGAGCGTGGATGATCCTGCCGCCGTTGCTTCTGAAAACAAGTACGGCAACATGGAAGAAGCCTATAATGCTGCCATGCAGGAATACGCTGAAAAGGCTCGCATCCAAGAAGACCTGGATGCTATCGCCCGTGACTCTGCCGCTGTGGCTCAGATGATTGCTGACTCTGTGGCTGCCGCAGAAAAGGCAAAGGCAGACTCCATCGCGGCTGCAACTTCCAGTAGTTCTGTGGCAGTTGCCTCTAGCAGTTCCATGAGCCGTCGTGACCTTCTTGGCCCGGTTAAGGTGTCCAAGGTGAATGGTATTGACGAAATGAAGGGCCGTTACAAGAGCCCGCGTAAGGCTTTGTTCATGTCCCTCGTCATTCCTGGCTCTGGTCAGATGTACGTGGGCGGTTCCAATTTCACTTATGCCCGCGGTGGCGTTTACCTGGCGTTGGAAGCTGCCCTCTGGAGCGGTTGGTATTACTTCTCTGTCTACAAGTACAACGACCAGATGAAGAAGTACAAGAAATTCGCCAAGAATCATTATTCTATCGGCCGTTACGAAAGCAAGATGCGTGACCTGTACCATCAGGACGCAGTGAACTATGCCGACGAATTCCGTAGCCGCTACTTGGGTACTCGAGAGACCTTCTGCGATGGCATTTATGATAAGGCAAATGAACGCGGTTGCTACAGCAAGGATAAACTGTATGCCAATGACGATCAGTTTAAGGATGACTTTGTGAGAAATCCTGTGAGCCTGGGAGACGAAATGGATAACGTCAAGTTCGACGACGCCTCCGCTGTTTATCAGTTGCTCTCTGACAATGCTTACGTGCTGGGTTGGGATGACGTCACCGATGAAACCGTTGCCACTAACCTGGGCCTGAAAGATCCTAATTCCGCAACGGAAGTGCTGGGCTCTTCCGATAACATGAAGAAGTATCGTTCTCTCCGTAGCAAGGCCAACGACTATGCAGACATGCAGGCTTGGTTCTTTGGCGGTTTGATTCTGAACCACATTGTCTCTGCTGTGGACGCTGCTCTTTCCGCAAGCTCTTTCAACAAGACCTTGTATCAGGAAGACCTGTCCTGGTATGACCATCTTCATTTTGACAGCGGCATTCAGCTGTTCAATGGCTTTGGCGTAAACGTTCAGGCTAGCTGGGGATTTTAATGAAGATTCTTTGCGTCCTGTTGCTTGCCGCCGCAACCGCCTTTTCCCAGGTGGTGATTTCCGTTGACGAAACGGTGAGCAAGAACCGCGATAAGAGCCTGGCTCTTGCCGTTGGCGCATCTGCCTTGCTTCCCGGTATGGGTGAGCTGTACCTAGGTGAAAAGAACCTTGTGCGTCCTTTCGTCTGGACGGATGTTGCTCTTTGGGTGACCACTTTTGGTTCCTACTTTATTGGCGAACGCTATATTACGTCTGCCCATGACTACGCTGTTCGACATGCTGGCCTCACCACCAATAGCAAGAAAACTTCCATGCTGAACAAGGTGGGGGACTATCGTAGTCGTGGCGGTGTTGCTGGGCAGAATTCCTCTCCGGATATGGATGAGGATTACAACCAGGCCATGATCCGTTCCGGCAAGAAGATCGATGAAGAACTTGATGCCAGTATTCAGTGGGACTGGGGTAGTTCCGATAATCCCGAGACTACAGAACATATGGAAGAGTACAAGAGTCGCTTGCGTCATTATCGCGTGAGCCGCATCGTATTCCAGGCAAGCGCAGGTGCACTTGTGCTGAACCGCGTAATCTCCATGTTGGATGCCGTTCGAATTTATCGCAAGACTTCTTCTAGAGCTTTTTCCGAAAGAATTCAGTTTGTTCCTGAGTTCTATGGGGATGGCAGTGGCGTCTTGATGAACGTGAAATTCTAGAGGGTAAGGATCAATTTCACGCAACAGAAACATTTTTTAAGCATCTAAATGAGTGATATGAAAACCATTAAAGAAAAAAGATTTTTGTCCCTTTTAGTTGCTGTAGCGGTGTCCGTTGCGATGGTTGCCTGCGGTGGTGATGATGCCCCCGGAGCAAAGGTCCCGGCCTTTAAGGCTCCTTCCAGTAAGGATGCCCCGAAGGGTGCAAGCGCTGGTAAGGGTGGACCTGGCGGTCCCAGTGGTCGAGGCAATAAAACATATGCTGTAGAAGGCTATATCGCCAAAATCCACGAGGCAAATCAAAGTTTTCAGACCATGGCAACTCTCGACGCCATGAATAGCGTAGAACTGACTGCTGCTGCTAGCGGCCGTCTGGTGAAGCTTTTCGCTAAGGATGGCGCCAACGTTCAGAAGGGAGCTCTCCTGGCAAAGATTGACGATTCTGAACTGAGGGCTCAGCTGAAACAGGCTGAATCCAGCCAGCAGCTTGCAAAGCAGAAGATGGAACGTACTCAGGGGCTGGTAGAAAAGAATGCTGCCACCCAGACGGATCTGGAAGCTGCCGATGCTAATTTAAAGTCTGCGGATGCAAGCGTGGAACTGATCAAGGCCCAGATTGCAAAGACCGAAGTTCGCGCTCCCTTTAGCGGAAAACTGGGCTTTGTCAATGTTTCTGTAGGCGCCTGGATGACTACAGGTACTTCCATTGCAACGCTAAGTGAAGTGAAAAAATTGAAGGCCAAGTTTGCTTTACCGCAGCGCTATGCGTCTAATCTTAAGATTGGCGATATGATCGACCTGCGTGATGAAGAACGCGGCATTAACAAAGCTGGTAAGGTTAAGGCTTTGGATGCAACCATGTCTGAAAGCAGCCGTACTCGCCAGATTATGGTGGAAGTGGATAATTCCAAGGGCGAACTGATTGCGGGTAGCTATGCTAAGGTTAGCGTCAATCTTTCTACGGGTCTTACTCAGGCTATTCCTGTTCCTGCAGAAGCTTTGACTTTGGATAAGGACGGCGCCTTCGTCTATGTAGTTCGCGATGGCAAGGCTGTGCAGACTTACGTACAGACTGGCCTCCGTACGCCCATTGCAGTGGACGTTCATTCCGGCCTTACGGAAGGCGACACGGTGGTGACCTCTGGCCTCATCAGCATGCGTAATGGCGCTGGTGTTCGCATTAAAGAAATTCGCAACAATACAGATTACGAGATTGAATAAGGAAGGTGGACTATGAGTGTAGCAAACCTTTCTGTACGCCGTCCAGTATTGATGACGGTGATGGCTCTTGTCATCATCTTGCTGGGTGCCTTTGGCGCAAGCAACCTGGGTGTCCGCGAATATCCTAACGTAGATTCTCCCATTATTCAGGTCCGTACTTCCTACTCCGGCGCAAATGCTGCGGTGGTGGAAGCGGAAGTGACTGAAGTTCTGGAAGCGTCCATCAACAGCGCTTCTGGTATTAAGGCGCTGACTTCTACTAGCTCTGATGGCTACTCCTACATTAGCGTTGAATTCGAGACAGGCACGGACCTTGAGGCGGCTGCCAACGATATCCGTGACCGCGTGAGCCGTGTTCGCCGTAAGCTGCCCGATGATGTGGACGAGCCTACGGTTTACAAGAACGACTCCGACAACGACCCCATTATTATTGCAAGCTTGATTAGCGAAACCCATGACGCCATGGAAGTTTCCGAAATCGCCCGCAACCAGGTGAAGGAACGTCTGCAGACAATTCCTGGCGTTTCCGAAGTGAACCTGTGGGGCGAAAAGCAGCCTACGGTACGTTTGTGGATTGATCCCATCCGTATGCAGGCTCTTGGCGTTTCTGGAAGCGAGATGAGTGCCGCCCTGAAGAAGGGAAACCTGGAATTGCCCGCAGGCTCTATCGAAGGTAGCGAAAGTACGCTTTCTATCCGTACTTTGGGCCGCGTCATTGACCCCAAGGAATTCGGAAACATTGTGGTGAAGACTGCTGCGGACGGCACCGTGATTCATGTGTCTGACGTAGCCAAGATTCATTACGAACCTAAGGATCCACGCACGGGCTTTAAGCGTAACGGCAAGAACACGGTAGCTATTGCTTTGATGGCTCAGCCCGGCAGTAACCATGTGGAAATCGCCGACGAATACTACAAGCGTGTGGCGGACATTCGCCGCAACTTGCCCGAAGGCGTGGAACTGCTGGAAGGCCGCGATACTTCCATCAACATCCGCGCATCCATCAAGGAAGTGGTGGAGACCATCTTTATCGCGTTCCTCCTGGTTATTGGAATTATCTTTGCGTTCCTCCGTCAGGGCCGTACCACCATTATCCCTATGGTGGTTGTGCCGGTGGCTGTAATTGGTAGCTTCTTTGTGCTTTACCTTTGCGGTTTCAGTATTAACGTTTTGACATTGCTTGCAATGGTGCTGGCTATCGGCCTTGTGGTGGATGATGCCATTGTGATTGTGGAAAACATTTACGACAAGATTGAAAAGGGCATGACTCCCAAGCAGGCTGCAATCGCCGGCACCAACGAAATCTTCTTTGCGGTCATAGCGACCTCTGTGGTGTTGATGGCGGTGTTCGTTCCTGTGCTTGCCATGGGCGGTACCACGGGTCTTCTTTTCCGCGAATTCGTTGCGGTGATGATCGGTACGGTTTTCCTTTCTACCCTGTGCGCACTGACTCTTTCTCCCATGCTTTGTTCTAAATTCCTGAAGCATCAGAAGAAGGGCCGTTTCTACACTTGGACAGAACCTTTCTTTGATGGTCTGAATCGCGGTTATGCGTTCTTGCTGGGTGGGTTCCTGAAGTTGCGCTGGTTACTGTTCCCCATTGTGGCTGGTCTTTTGTTTGCGGCCTACTTCTGCTTCAACAACATGAGTAGCGAAATGGCTCCTACGGAAGACTCCGGCGCAATCATGGTGAACGTCAGTATGCCCGAAGGTGTTTCCCTCACTCGTACACGCCGTATGGCCGAGGCCTTCGTTGAAGAAGCTTCCGCATTGATGGATACTAGCGAATATAAGGAAATTCAGTCGGGTGCCCGCAGCGCAGGTTCTTCCATGATTCGAATTTCATTAAGTGACGACAAGGAAAAACGTCGCCCTCAGAGTGAAATTGCTCGCGCCATCCAGGTGCTGGGTAGCGAATATCCGGATTTGCGTGTGATGGTGTTTGAACCTCAGAGCATTAGTACACAGCGCGGTGGCTTGCCGGTTCAGTTTGTGCTGCAGGCGGGTTCCATTGAAACCTTGCGCACCTTGGTTCCTAAGTTTATGGAAGAGGCCGGCAAGAGTCCTGTGTTCAGCGTGGTGAATACAAATTTGCGCTTTACCAAGCCGGAACTCCACATTGAAATTCTCCGAGACAAGGCTGCGGAAGAAGGCGTGTCTGTGAATGATATTGCCCAGGCTATCCAGCTTTCCATCAGTGATCAGACTTATGGTGAATTCTACAAGGATGGCCGCCAGTACGATATTCTCGGTGCTGTTGGTTACCAGTACCGCGCTACGCCTCAGAGCTTGTCTTTGCTGACGGTGAAGAACAGCAAGGGTGAATCTGTAAGTGTGGACAACTTCATTACCTACAAGGAACAGTCTGCATCGCCGTCGCTACCGCGATACAACCGCTTTAGCGCTGCGACAATTCAGGCGGGTTTGGTTCCCGGAAAGACTATTGGCGATGGCGTGGAAGAAATGCGCCGCATTGCCCACAATGTGCTGAAGGATTACCCGAATGTGAGCACCGCTTTGAGCGGATCCTCCAAGGAATTCGAGGAAAGTTCCTCCGGCCTGTACATTGTGTTCTTGCTGGCCTTGGCCCTTGTGTTCCTGGTGCTGGCGGGTCAGTTTGAAAGCTTCCGCGCTCCCTTGGTAATCTTCTTTACGGTTCCGCTGGCATTGGCAGGCGCTCTGGCTTGTTTATTCCTTACGGGTCAGACCTTGAACATCTTCAGTGAAATCGCCTTGATTCTTTTGATTGCGTTGGTGACGAAGAACGGCATCTTGATTGTGGAATTTGCAAATCAGATTGCGGCTGCTACGGGATGTTCCAAGCTTGAAGCGGCTAGGCAAGCTGCAGAACGCCGCTTCCGCCCAATCCTCATGACCAGCCTTTCTACGGTGTTGGGCGCTGTGCCCCTGATCCTCACGGGCACCCCTAGCCGCATCGCAATGGGTGTGGCCATTGCCGGCGGCCTTACGTTCGCCACCTTCATGACACTCTTTATCGTGCCTGCAGCTTACAGCTACTTCGCAGGGAAAGTGGAGAAAACTGGACATACCGACGCCAGCAAGATGGCTTGATGTTCTGGCCTGCTATCGCTCCGGGCTGGTTGTGTTTTGTCTGCTGCGATTCCGGACAGGGTGTTCGTCGCTCCTCCGCTCAGCCCCAAAGGGGCTTCACCCGGCAGAGCCGGAGTCGTCGCTCGTAAACACCCTATCCTCCATCTCCGCAGACGTGTGTTGGTTCCCGATGGAACGTATTGTAGTTTCAGGATGTTTCGTTTCGGGACGCTTCGGGATAGTTCCTGCGGCCATCCCGAGATTTAGGGAATGGAGGGAAGGACAAAAGAAATGCCGCGCAACGAACGCGACAAAACGACTGACCCGATGTTTTATAGGAAACGACCCTCGACGCGGTAGTGGAGGGGAGTGACGTTGGGATCAACCGACTCCGCGGAGCGGGTGACTGGAGCGCAGCGTAAGGAGCGGAGGGCGAGACCAATGCCACCCCCGGAACGAAAGCGGAGTACTCAAGCTACTTGACGAATTGGAAGACCCGTTCCCCTTTGCGGCTCATTCCGTACTTGACTCTTAGTTGTTCCTCGATATACAGCGAATCGTTTCTTAATCTCTGGATGGTGAGATTGCGTTCGTCGATGATCTTCTGGAGGGAATCGATGGTGGTCTGGTAGCTGGTGATTTCGCGGGTGAGTCTGCGCTGCTGCGTGATGCTATTCTTCCCGAATACTAGAGAGAAGACTACCACGATGGTAGCCAGCGTCAGTACCAGAAGAGGAATGAAGAAACGCTTGCTCAATCTAATTGCTCCCACTGAAATAGAATTGATAATTGTCCCGAGTTTCGA carries:
- a CDS encoding YfhO family protein; protein product: MALFEGDGGIMFLLSSLIVSLPWLLGYLFSALHSKGLKKPLWLTLWILTAVVVLIIAGIAVLISIVGGLHPGGSNATNGCVLAIVFLAVYLLCSLLGRKFIPSKKNHWLLIILLFLGVDFGIRYSLWLLNAVPYGEINESALTQQTLEYGAGFDYEIAITSKVDGSCGARLLRIRVKGDSAYYQVIHDEGRFGLYVYAGGWMNKIDRMRGANDSNLWILLDSHKTSAVKKLKKRMASYEQEKTLMMTWAEYCKAFMLDDFQEGNRKTLVFCNTEKVHVYDAFSIEKLAEGLWPTDATNENQRADGKRTCNDDD
- a CDS encoding efflux RND transporter permease subunit; amino-acid sequence: MSVANLSVRRPVLMTVMALVIILLGAFGASNLGVREYPNVDSPIIQVRTSYSGANAAVVEAEVTEVLEASINSASGIKALTSTSSDGYSYISVEFETGTDLEAAANDIRDRVSRVRRKLPDDVDEPTVYKNDSDNDPIIIASLISETHDAMEVSEIARNQVKERLQTIPGVSEVNLWGEKQPTVRLWIDPIRMQALGVSGSEMSAALKKGNLELPAGSIEGSESTLSIRTLGRVIDPKEFGNIVVKTAADGTVIHVSDVAKIHYEPKDPRTGFKRNGKNTVAIALMAQPGSNHVEIADEYYKRVADIRRNLPEGVELLEGRDTSINIRASIKEVVETIFIAFLLVIGIIFAFLRQGRTTIIPMVVVPVAVIGSFFVLYLCGFSINVLTLLAMVLAIGLVVDDAIVIVENIYDKIEKGMTPKQAAIAGTNEIFFAVIATSVVLMAVFVPVLAMGGTTGLLFREFVAVMIGTVFLSTLCALTLSPMLCSKFLKHQKKGRFYTWTEPFFDGLNRGYAFLLGGFLKLRWLLFPIVAGLLFAAYFCFNNMSSEMAPTEDSGAIMVNVSMPEGVSLTRTRRMAEAFVEEASALMDTSEYKEIQSGARSAGSSMIRISLSDDKEKRRPQSEIARAIQVLGSEYPDLRVMVFEPQSISTQRGGLPVQFVLQAGSIETLRTLVPKFMEEAGKSPVFSVVNTNLRFTKPELHIEILRDKAAEEGVSVNDIAQAIQLSISDQTYGEFYKDGRQYDILGAVGYQYRATPQSLSLLTVKNSKGESVSVDNFITYKEQSASPSLPRYNRFSAATIQAGLVPGKTIGDGVEEMRRIAHNVLKDYPNVSTALSGSSKEFEESSSGLYIVFLLALALVFLVLAGQFESFRAPLVIFFTVPLALAGALACLFLTGQTLNIFSEIALILLIALVTKNGILIVEFANQIAAATGCSKLEAARQAAERRFRPILMTSLSTVLGAVPLILTGTPSRIAMGVAIAGGLTFATFMTLFIVPAAYSYFAGKVEKTGHTDASKMA
- the trpS gene encoding tryptophan--tRNA ligase; amino-acid sequence: MKKISLTGIKPTGTPHLGNYVGAIRPALELAKTYDAVYFIADYHALTTVQNGAEMRSNIYKVAATWLALGLNPEETLFYKQSDIPEIFELSWALSCFTPKGFMNRAHAYKDKVAKNEAAGEDVDANVNMGLYCYPCLMDADILMFNADIVPVGKDQKQHVEFARDIAIKFNKHFGQDVFTVPEPVFQESTGVIPGLDGRKMSKSYDNYIDIFLDSKALKKRLGKIVTNSQGIEEPKDPDTCNVFKLYKLFATPEQCDALAARYRAGGLGWGHAKQELQNVLEEHLGAARDKYFDLLAHTEEIDKILAYGKEKARVKSKAMMEKVRELLGTY
- a CDS encoding DUF5683 domain-containing protein, which encodes MRKFTFINAMALVAGLFVSNSFAQPRDLFAEFEAEETAAEQAKADSVKAAEAKAAAEKKAAEEKAAAEKAEAERLAAEKKAAEEKKLAEEKAAADKKAAEEKAAAEQKAEEKRQEEMYRAAAEEKRRNMEMAAQQAQAAAADSAKSVDDPAAVASENKYGNMEEAYNAAMQEYAEKARIQEDLDAIARDSAAVAQMIADSVAAAEKAKADSIAAATSSSSVAVASSSSMSRRDLLGPVKVSKVNGIDEMKGRYKSPRKALFMSLVIPGSGQMYVGGSNFTYARGGVYLALEAALWSGWYYFSVYKYNDQMKKYKKFAKNHYSIGRYESKMRDLYHQDAVNYADEFRSRYLGTRETFCDGIYDKANERGCYSKDKLYANDDQFKDDFVRNPVSLGDEMDNVKFDDASAVYQLLSDNAYVLGWDDVTDETVATNLGLKDPNSATEVLGSSDNMKKYRSLRSKANDYADMQAWFFGGLILNHIVSAVDAALSASSFNKTLYQEDLSWYDHLHFDSGIQLFNGFGVNVQASWGF
- a CDS encoding efflux RND transporter periplasmic adaptor subunit; this translates as MKTIKEKRFLSLLVAVAVSVAMVACGGDDAPGAKVPAFKAPSSKDAPKGASAGKGGPGGPSGRGNKTYAVEGYIAKIHEANQSFQTMATLDAMNSVELTAAASGRLVKLFAKDGANVQKGALLAKIDDSELRAQLKQAESSQQLAKQKMERTQGLVEKNAATQTDLEAADANLKSADASVELIKAQIAKTEVRAPFSGKLGFVNVSVGAWMTTGTSIATLSEVKKLKAKFALPQRYASNLKIGDMIDLRDEERGINKAGKVKALDATMSESSRTRQIMVEVDNSKGELIAGSYAKVSVNLSTGLTQAIPVPAEALTLDKDGAFVYVVRDGKAVQTYVQTGLRTPIAVDVHSGLTEGDTVVTSGLISMRNGAGVRIKEIRNNTDYEIE
- the rplI gene encoding 50S ribosomal protein L9; the protein is MEIILKANVPHLGKMLDVVKVKNGYANNYLFPRKLAVRATKEAIAEIENNRAAVEAAFQKELAAAGDVAAKLSQISVNMERRVVEGERLYGSVSASDIAEAITKQGVKITRAQVELAEPIKQVGVYTVTIKVFGDVEAQVKVWVTKEQA
- the rpsR gene encoding 30S ribosomal protein S18 produces the protein MAFEDKKQATRIRRKKTCWFTENNVQFIDYKDEKTLRRFISERGKIIPRRISGTSAKYQRMLNEAIKRARQMAILPFVSDSMR
- a CDS encoding septum formation initiator family protein, translated to MSKRFFIPLLVLTLATIVVVFSLVFGKNSITQQRRLTREITSYQTTIDSLQKIIDERNLTIQRLRNDSLYIEEQLRVKYGMSRKGERVFQFVK
- the rpsF gene encoding 30S ribosomal protein S6 → MRQYETMVIIDAMISDDAIKAEIETIAAAITKGGEIVRRDDWGKRKLAYSINKRQHGFYVIFYYKAEVATVAAMEAALKLNENVLRWMTLADYPMSEIVYNADMAQSTEEIVPVDAEEGEAE